The following are encoded together in the Rhizobium brockwellii genome:
- a CDS encoding carboxy terminal-processing peptidase: MRIAYVFFGAFLAIAQSAYAEVASPPVLAPLKRQAQAAELSAQFLSRYSYKPVPLDDALSARIMDQFIKSLDPDRMLFLQADIDKFMSDRSEIDDAIERKDLKIPFAIFNAYEQRVVDRMSYARSLLKQSFDFSAQENYSVLRDKAPWSQSEAESNELWRKRVKSDWLRLKLGGKNDAAIRETLDKRYENILERAYKFKSDDVFQSFMDAYSTSIDPHTDYFGAAASADFNVSMKLSLFGIGAVLQERDDYTTIRELVPGGPAQLSGKLAVGDRITGVGQGKDGAIKEVVGTRLDEVVQMIRGKKDSVVRLDILPADAGADGTHRVISLVRDKISLDKQAARKTVLSVKAGDATRKIGIITLPVFYEDFEAKRKGDQDYKSASRDVAKLLDELKEEKVDSVLIDLRNNGGGSLDEAIDLTGLFIGNGPVVQQRGSDGKIEVKSAELAAPVWAGPMGVLINRGSASASEIFAAAIQDYGRGVIVGEPSFGKGTVQTVVDLDQIVRNSKPEFGELKVTIAQFFRVNGGTTQLRGVTPDISLPGLSDPTSFGETSYDNALPWAQIKPANYTPSDTVSTLLPTLQSRHDARVGSDPDFQRLLKDIADLKAQREKGVISLNEAERRKEATAREKRFKDRAQVSDGEDPGGDDGLEAGERSLSADIAIENARKNAKDVLLDEAATILADEADLQQGGLKAATKQTGTTNGK; the protein is encoded by the coding sequence ATGCGCATAGCCTACGTTTTCTTTGGTGCATTTCTTGCAATTGCACAGTCCGCATATGCTGAAGTCGCATCACCGCCTGTTTTGGCGCCGCTAAAGCGACAGGCGCAAGCCGCTGAGTTGAGCGCACAATTTCTTTCGCGGTATAGCTACAAGCCCGTGCCACTCGACGACGCCTTGTCGGCCAGGATCATGGATCAGTTCATCAAGTCACTTGATCCGGACCGCATGCTCTTCCTGCAAGCGGACATCGACAAGTTCATGTCTGACCGCAGCGAGATCGATGATGCGATAGAACGGAAGGACTTGAAGATCCCGTTTGCGATTTTCAACGCCTATGAACAGCGCGTTGTCGACCGCATGAGCTATGCGCGCAGCCTGCTGAAGCAGAGCTTCGATTTCAGTGCGCAGGAAAATTATTCGGTGCTGCGCGATAAAGCGCCGTGGTCGCAGTCTGAAGCCGAGAGCAATGAGCTTTGGCGCAAGCGCGTCAAGAGCGACTGGTTGCGGTTGAAACTCGGCGGCAAAAACGACGCGGCGATTCGCGAAACGCTCGACAAACGCTATGAAAACATACTCGAGCGCGCTTACAAGTTTAAAAGCGACGACGTTTTCCAGTCGTTCATGGATGCCTATTCAACGTCGATCGATCCGCACACGGACTATTTCGGCGCGGCCGCTTCAGCCGACTTCAATGTCTCGATGAAGCTTTCGCTGTTTGGTATCGGTGCTGTACTTCAGGAACGCGACGACTACACGACGATCCGTGAACTCGTGCCTGGCGGGCCGGCGCAGCTGTCCGGCAAGCTCGCGGTCGGAGACCGCATCACCGGCGTTGGTCAAGGCAAGGATGGGGCGATCAAAGAAGTGGTGGGTACGCGCCTTGATGAAGTCGTGCAGATGATACGCGGGAAAAAGGACTCCGTCGTGCGGCTGGACATCCTGCCGGCAGATGCCGGAGCAGATGGCACGCATCGCGTCATCAGCCTGGTGCGCGATAAAATCAGTCTCGACAAGCAGGCTGCCAGGAAGACTGTGCTGTCCGTGAAGGCGGGCGACGCCACGCGTAAAATCGGGATCATCACGCTGCCGGTATTCTATGAGGATTTTGAAGCCAAGCGCAAAGGAGACCAGGATTACAAAAGCGCAAGCCGCGATGTCGCCAAGCTTCTCGACGAACTGAAGGAAGAAAAGGTCGACAGCGTTCTTATTGACCTGCGCAACAATGGCGGCGGTTCATTGGACGAGGCGATTGATTTGACCGGTCTCTTCATCGGCAATGGACCGGTCGTTCAGCAACGTGGCAGCGACGGCAAGATCGAGGTCAAAAGTGCTGAGCTTGCAGCGCCTGTCTGGGCAGGCCCGATGGGTGTCCTGATCAATCGCGGCTCGGCGTCGGCTTCGGAAATTTTTGCCGCGGCAATCCAGGATTACGGTCGAGGCGTGATCGTCGGCGAACCCAGTTTCGGGAAGGGCACCGTTCAGACCGTCGTCGATCTTGACCAGATCGTCCGCAACAGCAAACCCGAGTTCGGAGAGCTGAAAGTGACGATTGCCCAGTTTTTCCGGGTCAACGGCGGTACGACGCAGCTGCGCGGCGTGACGCCTGATATCAGCTTACCGGGACTTTCCGATCCGACGAGCTTCGGCGAGACCAGCTATGACAATGCGCTGCCGTGGGCGCAGATCAAGCCCGCGAACTACACGCCCTCCGACACTGTCTCGACGTTGCTGCCGACATTGCAAAGCCGCCATGATGCGCGGGTTGGAAGCGATCCGGATTTCCAGCGCTTGTTAAAAGACATTGCCGACCTCAAGGCACAGCGCGAGAAAGGGGTTATCTCCCTCAATGAAGCGGAACGTCGCAAAGAAGCGACGGCTCGCGAGAAACGGTTCAAGGATCGAGCGCAAGTAAGCGATGGCGAGGATCCGGGTGGAGATGATGGTCTGGAGGCCGGCGAGCGCAGCCTGAGCGCTGATATTGCCATCGAGAATGCCCGCAAGAACGCAAAAGACGTCCTGCTCGACGAGGCCGCCACCATTCTTGCCGACGAGGCGGATTTGCAGCAAGGCGGGCTAAAGGCAGCCACAAAACAAACGGGAACCACAAACGGAAAATAG
- a CDS encoding MEKHLA domain-containing protein, protein MIANYNDAGLDLSYDLEFYALMADSFERSVGRSLTPEGQGAEWLYDQSPAVVLAHNTDADPRFIYANRAAQARFEYSWDEFITLPSRLSAEAPDRAERDRLLNTVAANGFIADYRGLRIAKSGRRFYIENAIVWDLVDSSGLRRGQAATFGSWQDVQAD, encoded by the coding sequence ATGATTGCCAACTACAACGACGCCGGCCTCGACTTGTCTTACGATCTCGAATTTTACGCCCTGATGGCGGACAGCTTCGAACGAAGCGTGGGACGCAGCCTGACGCCGGAAGGCCAGGGTGCTGAATGGCTTTACGACCAGTCGCCCGCCGTTGTCCTTGCTCACAACACCGACGCCGATCCGCGCTTTATCTACGCAAACCGCGCCGCCCAGGCCCGTTTTGAATATTCATGGGACGAGTTCATCACTTTGCCATCGCGCCTTTCGGCGGAGGCACCAGATCGCGCGGAACGTGACAGGCTGTTGAATACCGTGGCGGCAAACGGCTTTATCGCCGACTACCGCGGACTTCGCATCGCCAAATCAGGGCGGCGTTTCTATATCGAGAACGCCATCGTCTGGGATCTCGTCGACAGCAGCGGACTCCGTCGCGGTCAGGCTGCGACATTCGGCTCCTGGCAAGACGTGCAGGCGGATTGA
- a CDS encoding M20 aminoacylase family protein — MPTLDNAYARLSDFEAMEAELKATRRYLHAHPELSFEEAETARYVAEKLEGWGYDVTRNVGGHGVVARLSAGKGSKGIAIRADMDALPIVEATGLAYASGTPGKMHACGHDGHTTVLLGAAEYLARTRRFSGTVTLIFQPAEEAGKNSGAQAMIADGLFERFPFDAIFGLHNHPGAPEGTILLRSGPMMAASDTVEITIKGKGGHASRPHLTIDPVVVACNLVVSLQTIISRNLDPTQTAVITVGTIHAGDAVNVIPEYAKLALSVRSFEPGIRDLLQERITKLARAVADGHGASIEIDYDRGNPVVVNSPAETDFARIVAAELVGEDKVATCPLIPGSEDFSHFLEHKPGSFLRLGNGMNSAILHSPTYDFADASLTVGAAMWARLAERYLQDDA, encoded by the coding sequence ATGCCCACGCTCGACAATGCCTATGCCCGCCTTTCCGATTTCGAAGCCATGGAGGCGGAGCTGAAGGCGACCCGCCGGTACCTGCACGCCCATCCGGAACTCTCCTTCGAAGAAGCGGAAACAGCGCGGTATGTCGCGGAAAAGCTGGAAGGCTGGGGTTATGACGTGACCCGCAATGTCGGCGGTCACGGCGTTGTCGCCCGCCTCAGCGCAGGTAAGGGCAGCAAGGGCATCGCCATCCGCGCCGATATGGATGCGCTGCCGATCGTCGAGGCAACCGGACTTGCCTATGCCAGCGGCACCCCCGGCAAGATGCATGCCTGCGGCCATGACGGCCATACGACCGTGCTGCTCGGCGCAGCCGAATATCTCGCCCGCACCCGCCGCTTCAGCGGCACGGTGACGCTGATCTTCCAACCGGCGGAAGAGGCGGGCAAGAATAGCGGCGCCCAGGCGATGATCGCCGACGGCCTGTTCGAGCGGTTTCCATTCGACGCCATCTTTGGCCTCCACAACCACCCCGGCGCTCCCGAAGGCACCATCCTGCTGCGATCCGGCCCGATGATGGCGGCGTCGGATACAGTCGAGATTACCATCAAGGGCAAAGGCGGCCATGCGTCGCGGCCGCACCTGACCATCGATCCCGTGGTCGTGGCGTGCAACCTCGTCGTCTCGCTGCAGACTATCATCTCGCGCAACCTCGACCCGACCCAGACGGCGGTCATCACCGTCGGCACGATCCATGCCGGCGATGCCGTCAATGTCATTCCTGAGTATGCCAAGCTCGCATTGAGCGTGCGCTCCTTCGAGCCTGGCATTCGCGACCTCCTGCAAGAACGCATCACCAAGCTCGCCCGCGCTGTGGCGGACGGTCATGGTGCTTCGATCGAGATCGACTACGATCGCGGCAATCCCGTCGTCGTCAACTCGCCTGCCGAGACGGATTTCGCCCGGATCGTCGCGGCGGAACTGGTCGGCGAAGACAAGGTCGCGACCTGCCCGCTCATTCCCGGCAGCGAGGATTTCTCGCACTTTCTCGAGCACAAGCCGGGCAGCTTCCTGCGTCTCGGCAACGGCATGAATTCCGCCATCCTGCATAGCCCCACATATGATTTCGCCGATGCCAGCCTGACGGTTGGCGCAGCCATGTGGGCAAGGCTCGCGGAACGCTACCTCCAGGATGACGCGTGA
- a CDS encoding amino acid ABC transporter ATP-binding protein has translation MTGAEIAKPLVRARNVHKSFDQLEVLKGIDLDVMPGEVVVVLGPSGSGKSTFLRCINHLEAINKGFIEVDGEQIGYRLRKDRLEKLSSNGIASQRRKIGMVFQQFNLYPHMTVLQNIVEAPIGVHGESRKAATENAMRLLERVGLSEKAGSYPRQLSGGQQQRVAIARALAIKPKLMLFDEPTSALDPELVGEVLSTMRDLAKQGLTMIVVTHEIGFAREAADRVVFMDGGNVVEMGKPEDVIGNPQHPRTQAFLARFL, from the coding sequence TTGACCGGTGCCGAAATTGCAAAGCCTCTCGTCAGAGCCCGCAACGTCCACAAGTCCTTCGACCAGCTCGAAGTGTTGAAAGGGATCGACCTCGACGTCATGCCGGGTGAAGTCGTCGTCGTGCTTGGCCCGTCCGGCTCGGGGAAATCGACCTTCCTGCGCTGCATCAACCATCTCGAAGCCATCAACAAGGGGTTCATCGAAGTCGATGGCGAGCAGATCGGCTATCGCCTTCGCAAGGACCGGCTGGAAAAGCTGTCGAGCAACGGGATCGCCAGCCAGCGGCGCAAGATCGGCATGGTGTTCCAGCAGTTCAATCTCTATCCGCATATGACGGTGCTGCAGAACATCGTCGAAGCGCCGATCGGCGTGCACGGCGAAAGCCGCAAGGCCGCGACCGAGAACGCCATGCGGCTTTTGGAGCGGGTCGGCCTGTCGGAAAAGGCGGGTAGCTATCCCCGCCAGCTCTCCGGCGGCCAGCAGCAGCGCGTCGCCATCGCCCGCGCCCTGGCGATCAAGCCGAAGCTGATGCTGTTCGATGAGCCCACCTCGGCGCTCGACCCGGAACTGGTGGGCGAAGTTCTCTCCACCATGCGCGATCTCGCCAAACAGGGCCTGACCATGATCGTCGTGACCCACGAGATCGGTTTCGCCCGTGAGGCAGCCGATCGGGTGGTGTTCATGGACGGCGGCAATGTCGTCGAGATGGGCAAGCCCGAGGATGTCATCGGCAATCCGCAACATCCCCGGACCCAGGCTTTTCTGGCCCGCTTTCTCTGA
- a CDS encoding amino acid ABC transporter permease, which yields MSNDRTTAVSPSGDADFRDVAHAHKPFQTGRLLLWVVVLLIAANFLWIVAHNENFGWPVVAAYFFDPTVISGLYVSLGLTVVAMAIGIVLGLGLAIARLSNDRLARSLASLFIWFFRGTPLLVQLIFWYNLSTLFPELSIAIPFGPTLASWETNSVITPMTAAIVGLALNEAAYMAEIIRGGLLSVDRGQFETAEAFGMTKARALWRIIIPQAMRSIVPPTGNQLISMIKATSLVSVIAMADLLYSVQSIYNRTFEIVPMLLVAVLWYLLITSILNLGQSYIEAYYGRSERRNNTAAAKSETLAEEASH from the coding sequence ATGAGCAATGACCGCACGACTGCCGTATCGCCGTCTGGCGATGCGGACTTCCGGGATGTTGCTCATGCCCACAAGCCCTTTCAAACGGGCCGGCTCCTCTTGTGGGTGGTCGTGCTCCTGATTGCCGCGAACTTCCTGTGGATCGTCGCCCATAACGAGAATTTCGGCTGGCCTGTTGTCGCGGCCTATTTCTTCGATCCGACTGTCATCAGTGGTCTTTACGTCAGCCTAGGCCTGACAGTGGTCGCGATGGCCATCGGCATCGTGCTCGGCCTCGGACTGGCGATCGCCCGGCTGTCGAATGACCGGCTCGCTCGGTCGCTGGCATCGCTGTTCATCTGGTTCTTTCGCGGCACGCCGCTCCTGGTGCAACTGATCTTCTGGTACAATCTCTCGACCCTCTTTCCCGAACTTTCAATCGCCATTCCGTTTGGTCCGACGCTCGCCAGCTGGGAGACCAATTCGGTCATCACGCCGATGACGGCGGCGATCGTCGGCCTGGCCTTGAACGAAGCGGCCTACATGGCCGAGATCATTCGTGGCGGCCTACTCTCGGTCGATCGTGGCCAGTTCGAGACGGCGGAAGCCTTCGGCATGACCAAGGCGAGAGCGCTGTGGCGGATTATCATTCCTCAGGCGATGCGCTCGATCGTGCCGCCGACGGGCAACCAGCTGATCAGCATGATCAAGGCGACGTCGCTCGTCAGCGTCATCGCCATGGCCGATCTGCTCTATTCCGTCCAGTCGATCTACAATCGCACCTTCGAGATCGTGCCGATGCTGCTGGTCGCCGTCCTCTGGTACTTGCTTATCACTTCCATCCTCAATCTCGGCCAGAGCTATATCGAGGCCTACTACGGCCGCAGCGAACGGCGCAACAATACCGCCGCCGCCAAATCCGAGACCCTTGCCGAGGAGGCAAGCCATTGA
- a CDS encoding ABC transporter substrate-binding protein, translated as MHSKLIASAALLGLMMTTSVFAEETAVPKQTVNDALHARLPEKIRTDGKMISVNNGSFPPYEIVTGTKLTGASADLTDAIGQMLGVTIEHETVSGLTALLAGINSGRYQFAFGPIGDFKTREEANDFVDWVQEYVVFSVQKGNPKAIGSLDSACGNRIAVMAGGSAEKVIQAQVEKCKTDGKPALEVQSYTDQPSSILAVRSKRADAFFSSQAPLTYFVSQANGQLELSGVGQKNGFDDLYQGAVVPKGSPLGPVLLDSIKALMDNGAYAAIMKKWGLENNMIKQPGLNLGGALPK; from the coding sequence ATGCATTCGAAACTGATCGCTTCCGCCGCCCTGCTGGGTCTGATGATGACGACTTCGGTCTTCGCTGAGGAAACGGCCGTGCCAAAACAGACCGTCAACGATGCTCTTCACGCCCGCCTGCCGGAGAAGATCCGCACCGACGGCAAGATGATCTCCGTCAACAACGGTTCCTTTCCTCCCTATGAGATCGTCACCGGCACGAAATTGACCGGCGCCAGCGCCGATCTGACCGATGCGATCGGCCAGATGCTCGGCGTTACGATCGAGCACGAAACCGTCAGCGGACTGACCGCATTGCTCGCCGGCATCAATTCCGGCCGATACCAGTTCGCCTTCGGCCCGATCGGTGACTTCAAAACCCGTGAAGAGGCCAATGACTTCGTCGACTGGGTTCAAGAATACGTGGTCTTCTCCGTTCAGAAGGGCAATCCGAAGGCCATCGGTTCGCTCGACAGCGCCTGCGGCAATCGCATTGCTGTCATGGCCGGCGGCTCCGCCGAAAAGGTGATCCAGGCCCAGGTCGAAAAGTGCAAGACGGACGGCAAGCCTGCACTCGAAGTGCAGTCCTATACCGACCAGCCGAGCTCGATCCTGGCGGTCCGCTCCAAACGCGCCGACGCCTTTTTCTCCTCGCAGGCGCCGCTGACCTATTTCGTGTCTCAGGCAAACGGCCAGCTGGAACTGAGCGGCGTCGGCCAGAAGAATGGCTTCGACGACCTCTATCAGGGCGCCGTTGTGCCGAAGGGCTCGCCGCTCGGCCCCGTTCTGCTCGACTCGATCAAGGCGTTGATGGATAACGGCGCCTATGCCGCCATCATGAAGAAGTGGGGTCTTGAGAACAACATGATCAAGCAGCCCGGTCTCAATCTTGGTGGAGCTCTGCCGAAATGA
- a CDS encoding nitrate ABC transporter substrate-binding protein, with translation MPVTLRIALRDWDYMTPLVLGDVSSSRLDIKVDRVGTLVSSLADDAAHDAAEMSFSRYSQMRHDGDDRVIGMPNFIMRGFRHRCIITAKASPIRKLSDLAGKNIGVTGWRDSGNTWTRAALRREGVGVEDAMWYAGRLTEAHPIVDRLDGFGRPGRIEAAPGERPMVDLLLDGGLDAVFTPFMPKGFFDQESPLRQVLDDFRAAEVTYFHEVGYIPGMHLIGFKADIVQEHPWIMDELSELIDESQRLWLEKREKYADTTPWMIDELRRCAADLPPTWRASGLAENEAMIADFAEELYEQKVMPRLLTPADLFPWHAKAR, from the coding sequence ATGCCTGTGACGCTTCGCATCGCCCTCCGGGACTGGGATTACATGACGCCGCTTGTACTCGGTGATGTCAGTTCTTCCCGTCTCGATATCAAAGTCGATCGTGTAGGTACGCTGGTCTCCAGCCTCGCCGATGACGCGGCGCATGACGCCGCGGAAATGTCCTTCAGCCGCTATTCGCAGATGCGTCATGACGGCGATGATCGGGTCATTGGCATGCCGAACTTCATCATGCGTGGCTTCCGCCATCGCTGCATCATCACCGCCAAGGCCAGTCCGATCCGCAAGCTGTCCGATTTGGCCGGAAAGAATATCGGCGTGACCGGCTGGCGTGATTCCGGAAATACCTGGACCCGTGCTGCGTTGCGCCGGGAAGGCGTCGGCGTCGAGGATGCGATGTGGTATGCCGGGCGCCTGACGGAGGCTCATCCGATCGTCGACCGTCTCGATGGTTTTGGACGGCCCGGCCGCATCGAGGCTGCTCCCGGCGAGCGCCCGATGGTCGATCTTTTGCTGGATGGCGGGCTCGATGCCGTGTTCACGCCTTTCATGCCGAAAGGTTTCTTTGATCAGGAATCGCCGCTCCGCCAGGTGCTGGATGATTTCCGCGCCGCTGAAGTCACTTACTTCCACGAAGTCGGCTACATCCCGGGCATGCATCTGATCGGCTTCAAGGCTGATATCGTCCAGGAGCATCCCTGGATCATGGATGAACTCAGCGAGCTGATCGACGAGTCCCAGCGTCTGTGGCTGGAAAAGCGTGAGAAATACGCAGACACCACGCCCTGGATGATCGACGAATTGCGCCGCTGCGCGGCCGACCTGCCGCCGACCTGGAGGGCCAGCGGGCTTGCCGAGAACGAGGCAATGATCGCCGACTTTGCCGAAGAACTTTACGAACAGAAAGTCATGCCGCGCCTTCTGACGCCCGCCGATCTGTTTCCGTGGCACGCCAAGGCGCGATGA